GTGACGAAGGCGGTCACCGAATCCCACGCATCCTTCAGCCTGTCGGTGACGTAGTCGCAGATCTCCAGTACCCTGTACCCCATGAAGTAGTCGAACCACTTCAGAACCAGGTCGTCGGCCCTGGCGTAGAGGGCGTTGGCGTACACCGAGCCGAGGTCCAGCTCCACCTCGCTCCCCATGACGAGGCTTGCGAGGCTGACCGTCCCCGTGGGGCTGCCGTCGGGGTCGCGGATGTACAGCGCCTTGAGGGCGTTCAGGCAGCTCCGGTAGGAGAGTTCGACATCCTGCGGGGTGAGGATCGCATTGGTCCCCTGGGGGCTGTACGCGGACCTGGCGCCGTAGCCGTTCATCACGCGGAATTGGGCGAGGGATGTGAGCTGGTGGACCATCATCTGGGAGAGGAGGGTCCCGGAACCGTCAATCGCAGCCGCAAAGAGGGACCCCTGGGTGCTTGCCAGGGGAAGCGCGCAGCTTCCGTCGGAGACGATCTCCAGGGTGCGCTCGGTCACCCCCGAGGGGCATTCGAATCTCGCGGTCAGCGTCCCCGTGACGGCCACGTACAGGGGGGTGTAGCCGCCGACATCCGCGGGACCGGAACCGTTGCGCAGCATCCTCTCCCCGACGGACACGTCGTACTCGATGAGTTCCGCCCTGATCCCGGAACTGACCATGGGGAACGCGAACTCCAGCCACGACTCGGTGCGTTCCTCGATCCATGCCTTCCGCGACTCGAAATCACCGAGGGAAAAATCGGTACTGGCACTGTATACGATGTCCCCCATCCCCGCGTTCACGTCGGCCCTCACCGCGGCCATCGCGTCGTCGAGGGCGTCGGCGGAATCAGACAGCCCGTCGGAGGAGCATTCGCTGTCCTCCATGCACGCCGCCGCGACGACGTATGCGGTCACAACCATGAGCATCGCGATCGCCACCGCGGAGAACGGTAGACCTCCCCTGCGGCACCTCTTCCTGTCCCGAACCATGTGGTGTTCTCGCGGTGCGGGGATATAAAACAGTGAGAGTACAGTTAGTTTCCGCGACTCTGGCTTGTTTCTTTCTGCCTACCTTATTATATATTTTAAAGCAGTTCACCAGACCATGTGCGCAACCGTTAGACCGTACAGCGCAGCCACTGGCCTGCCGAAGAAAACCAAGTCTCTCTGCCCCGAGTGCGGAAAGACCCTCGAGGCCACTGTCTACGAGAAGGATGGGAAGGTCTTCATGGACAAAGAGTGTCCTGAGCACGGAAAGTTCTCCGACATCTACTGGTCGGACGCCAAGAAGTACCTCCAGGCTGAGAAATATGCCAAGGACGGAACCGGTCTGTTCAACCCCATGGACGAGACCCTGAACGGAGAGAACGTCAACATCGTCATCAACGGCGAGAAGATCAACATGCTCTCCCCCACCGCCCTGGCCAACATCGACCTCACCAACAGATGCAACATGCAGTGCCCTATCTGCTTTGCATCCGCCAACCAGGCGGGTTACGTCTACGAGCCTGACTTCGAGACCATCTGCAAGATGCTCGACACCCTCAGGAACGAGAAGCCCATCCCCTGCACCGCCGTGCAGTTCTCCGGAGGGGAGCCCACCGTTTATCCCCAGCTCATCGAGGTCATCAGGGCCGCGAAGGAGCGCAAGTTCGCACAGGTGCAGATCGCCACCAACGGTATCGTCTTCGCCAAGCACTACGACAAACTGAAGGAGTGCGCCGAGGCCGGACTCAACACCATCTACCTGCAGTTCGACGGACTGGACGATAAGATCATGATGAGGTCCCGCGGAAGGCCCATGGTCAAGGTCAAGATGGACGTCATCAACAACTGTCTCAAGCTGAAGGAGGAGACCGGCCACAGCCCTTCCATCGTCCTCGTCGTCACCACCGTCCGCGGAATGAACGACCAGGCCATCGGAGACATCCTCAAGTTCGCCATCAAGTACCGCAAGGTCATCAGAGGAGTCAACTTCCAGCCCGTCGCCTTCACCGGAAGGATGACCAGGGAGGAGGTCGCGGAGGGAAGGATCACCCTCACCGATGTCGCCAAGGCGGTCAACGAGCAGACCGGATACACCAACATGGACGACTGGTACCCCGTCCCCACCGTCTCGGGGATCTCCAACTACGCGTCCATCATCCTCGGGGAGAACAAGATCACCTTCCCGACACACCCCCACTGCGGTCTGGCGACCTATCTCTTCATCGACGAGAACGACAACGTTTACCCCATGCCCGAGTTCATCGACGTCGACAAGTTCGTCGCCGGACTCGAGGAGATCGCCGCCAAGGCGGAGAAGGCCACCTTCAAGAAGCTCACCGCCCTGAAGGTCAGAAAGCTCCTCCTAAGCTGCGCCAAGGAGGAGAACATGCCTCCGGGCATGACCAAGAACAACCTCATCTCGGCTCTGATCTCCATCATGAGCAAGAAGAGCAAGGAGTCCCTTGCGAAATTCAGCTGGGGAATGCTGTACGTCGGAGCCATGCACTTCCAGGACTCCTTCGACTACGACTTCGAGAGGGTCAGGAGGTGCTCCATCCACTACGTCACCCCCGACTGCAAGGTCATCCCGTTCTGCGCATACAACTCCGGAATCGAGATGCGCGTCGAGACCGAGAAGAAGTTCTCCATGCCCATCGAGGAGTGGAAACAGAAACACAAGGAAGAGGCCAAGCAGCTCGCCCAGGCCCTCATCGTCCCCAAGGACGTCCCTGTTATGCAGGTCGACAGCAAGGGGGAGACCCTCTCCTCCGAGGAGATGGCCGAGGACCTCGACGCCACCGCTGCGGCCGAGAAGAAAGAGTGAACCCCAACAGAGGAATTGACATGATCGTCGACCAGAACAAATGCCTGCACTGCGGCGGATGCGTCGGCTCCTGCCCGCAGAACGCCATATTCCTGCACGACTTCTATCTGACCTTCAGCGACAAGTGCAACAGGTGCAAACGTTGCGTCAACCTGTGCCCCGTCGGCGCCCTTTCCCTGGAGGAGAAACAATGAGGACCTACAAGTGCGACGTGCTCGTCGTCGGAGGAGGACCCGCGGGAGGATCCGCTGGGAAGTCCTGCGCCGAGCGCGGACTCGACACCATCATTATCGAGAAGAAGGCCGAGATTGGAGCACCCCTCAGGTGCGCCGAGGGAGTCTCCAAGAAGATGTTCAAGGAGGTCGGGATCGAGCCCAGGCCCGAGTGGATCTGCGCCGACATGAAGGGAGCAGTCATCAAGTCCCCCGACGGAACCTCCTTCGAGCTCGACGAGTCCAAGGCCGGGGCCGAGGTCGGATACGTCCTGAACAGGAACCTCTTCGACAAGGGGATTAACATCCTCGCAACCGAGGCCGGAGCCAAGACCATGCTCCGCACCTGGATGTACGACTTCATCCGCAAGGACGGAAAGATCGTCGGGGCCAAGTGCAAACAGATGGGAGAGGACATCGAGATCTACTGCGACGTGGTCGTCGGAGCGGACGGTGTCGAGTCCCAGGTCGGACGCTGGGCAGGAATGGACACCAACCTGAAGCTGGCCGACATCGAGCCCTGCCTCCAGTACCGCATGTCCAACTGCGACTGCTCCATGGAGTTCTGCGAGTTCATCCTCGGACTGTCCGTCGCCCCCGGAGGATACCTCTGGATCTTCCCCAAGGGGAACGGGATCGCCAACGTCGGTATCGGGATCGCCGGTACCTTCGCCAAGAACGGCGTCCGTCCGAAGCAGTTCCTCGACAAGTTCATCGCCGAGGACCCCAGGTTCAAGAACGCCCAGATCATCGAGATCGATGCCGGATTCGACTCCACCTGCCCCGGATTGGAGGACGGTTACTCCGTCGACAACGTCCTGCTGGTCGGAGACTCCGCAAGGCTGATCGACCCCCTCACCGGAGGAGGTATCGGACACGCCCTCATCTCCGGAATGTATGCCGGAGAGGTCATCGCCGAGTGCAAGAAGAAGGGAGACTTCTCCCGCGAGGCGCTCAAGGCGTACGACAGGAAGATCCAGGCCCGCATGGAGGATGGACTGTACCGCGACTGGATGGCCAAGGAGCGCCTTGCCACTCTGGACGACGACACCATCAACCAGCTCGTCAAGCTGATCTCCACCGCCAACATCGAGCACGTCAATGTCCAGAACCTCCTGATCGCCATCAAGGACAAGTTCCCCAAGGTGGTCGAGGGATTCGAGGACCTGATCTGAAACCTTTCAAAGGGGCCGGAAGGCCCCTCTTACTTTTACAAGTGCCAGATCGGCAAAGTCGTTTAGGTTTGACCTCCGTCTGACCATCCAAGTTATACATTTTTATTGATTTTAGATTAATCAACTTAGGCACCAACATACGATAGGGCGACGGTAATCAAAAATGGAATCCAAAAGGATTGTCTGAAGGGATTCGGAATTATCCTATTTGGAAAAAACGTGGGCCCAGAAAGGCCTGGTTACCTGTTGCGTCTGGGGTCGCAGAAGGATCGGGCAGACGATGCTGGGCGAAAAGGGCCCCCAGGCAGAATCACTCCTCTTTCTTAGAGGACCTACGGCATCTGCGTGGCTCGTCGGGCTTCTGCTCGACCTGGAGTCCGGGCACGCCGGTCTTGACGATGTAGGGGGTTCCGCCGTGCTCGGCGATGACCTCGGCGACCTTCTCCGGCTTGTCGGTGAGTGCGACCATGCACCCTCCTCCGCCGGAACCGGTGAGCTTCGCGCCGAAAGAGAAAGGCTCCACGGATTCGCAGAGCTTGTTGAGCTCGGGGCAGGACACCCCGAGGATGGACAGGAGCTTGTGGTCGTAGGTCATCAGTGCGCCGAGTTCCTCCAGATCGTTCTCCTTGATGGCCTTCAGGCCGTCGAGGGTGACGTCGCCGATCTCGTCGACGATGCCGGCGGCGAACGGGTCGGAGTCCTTGTACTTCCTGACCTTCTCCACCAGGGGGCCGGTGGCCGCCCTGATACCGGTGTTCCCGATGACGAACGTCATCTCGGGGACCTCGAACCTGGATATGTCCCAGGCGTTCTCCCCCTTCTCGATGCGCCAGAGGAAGTCCTCCTTCCTGTAGGGGACGTTGAGGGCCACACCTCCTCCGTTGACGGAGGTGGAGGTGTCCATGGGGCTGCCCCTTCCCTGTGCGTCGTATTCCGCCTCGTATGCCTCCCTTGCCACGGACTCGTTGTCGTAGGGGAGGTTCTTCATCATCCTCACGGCACCGCTGTATGCGGCAGAGAGGGCGGCGGAGGACCCCAGGCCGGAACCGGTGGGGACCCTGCTGTCGATGAAGATGGAGACGGGGTCGTTGCCGTGGGCCTGCGAGATGTAGTGCATATGCTGAGACATGGTGAACTTCGTCGCGGGACGGCCGTTCACCCGGAAGGTCTTGGCTGGTGCCAGACGCATGCTGAAACGCATGTCGATGGCGAGGGTCAGTGCGGGTTTCCCGTACACGACTGCGTGCTCGCCGAGTATAACGAACTTTCCGGGTGCTGAAGCTGAGATCATAGGGGCTCGATTCCGTATGTGCGGAGGGTTTCCTTGATCGCGTCGTTGGGGTTCCTCTGCCCGAGGAGAGGCTGGGGGATGTCCCACCATGCGTCCTCGGCATCGGACACGGCGCGGGCGTATTCCTCGGTGTCCTTGAACTTGTCGGGGTCGATGCTCTCGAGGGCCTTCTGCTGCTCGCCGAAGAGGTTGACGTTGAACTTCTTGTTGGTGAGCGCGACGCCCATGAACACGTCGAAGTCGGACATGACGTCGGGGGAGATCTCCGGCGGGAGCGCATCCCCGAACATGTCGAGGAGTGCCCCGGCGGTGAGCTTGAACACCACTTCCATCTTGGCGGCGGCGTTGGGGAGCTTCATCTCGTCCACCCTCTTCATGAGGTTCTCGTACCAGAGTTCCTTGAGGGCGCTGACGCGGTTGGGGTTCAGTCCGAAGACGTATGCGAGTGCTTTCTGTTCGTCGGTCTGCTCGGGGGAGTCATCCTCCCCGGAGAACAGTCTTGCGTTGGGGTCGAGTTCCATGGTGACACGTCCTTGACAGTCAGTTCCTGAGTTTCTTCATGGTGGATTCCAGGATGTCCATTCCCCTGTTGATCTTCTCCTCGTTGGCGGCGTAGGAGAACCTGAGGTGTCCCTCGCCGAAGGTTCCGAAGGCGGATCCGGGGGTGCAGATGAGTCCCGCTTTGACCAGTTCGTTGGCAAGGTCCTGCGACTTTATGTCGAGGTCGTAGGAGGGGAAGGCGTAGAACGCTCCCTTCGGAGGGACGATGCTCATGCCCGGGATCTCGTTGATCCTTCTGGAGATGAGGTCCCTGCGGGCCTTGAAGGTCTTCCTCGCGTTCTCGAGGTAGGGATCTATGGAGGGCAGCGCCTTGAGGATGCCGTACATCGCAGGCATCCCCGGGCTGGCACACACGTGGTACTGCATCTTGATGAGCGCCTGGGTGGCCTCCTCGTTGGCGATGGTGAATCCCATCCTCCATCCGGTGACGGCCATCATCTTGGAGAATCCGGATGCGATGACCGCACGGTCGAGGTAGGGGAGGAAGGAGCTGTGCTTCCCCTCGTAGATGAAAGACTCGTAGACCTCGTCGGAGAGGATCATGATGCCCTTGTCTTTGGCGATGTCCGCCAGGGCGTTGCGGGATTCCTCGGTGAGTACCCCGCCGGTGGGGTTGGAGGGGGTGTTGACCACAATCATCTTGGTCCTGGGGGTGACCCTCTCCAGGATGTAGTCGATGTCGGGCTGGAAGTCTCCCTCGGTGAGCCTGTATTCAACGGGGACTCCTCCTGCGAGCTTCGCGTGGGGGGCGTATATGACGAAACCGGGACTGGGCACCAGGACCTCGTCGCCGGGGTCGATGAACGACTGGGTGATCTCGAGAAGTGCGGTGGATCCGCTGGGGGTGACCATGACGTCGGCACCCTTCAGGTCGGGGTTGTAGCGGGCGAACCTCTGGGCGATGGCGTCCCTGAGCTCGGGGATGCCTGCGGTGGGGGAATACTTGTTCTTCCCCGCGAGGGCGGCTGCGTTCATTCCTTCGATGGCTTCCTTGGGGGGCTCGAGGTCGGGTTCGCCGAGTCCGAGGTTGACGGAGTCCGGTTTGGCGAGGTCGAACATCTTCCTGATCCCGGACATGGGAACGGAGTCCAGCCTGTCGGACACTTTCATCCCGCGGTTCATGGCCACGGCATGGTCGCCGTAGTTTATTATTTGTATTATCAGAAAAGGGGATTCCAACGGCTAACTTAATATCAAAAGAGAGCGGTCGAGAGGGCATGGAGCTCCGCAACGGGGAGATAGGGCTGATCGTGCTTCTGGCGGGAATACCCGTCATCATCGCAGGTTTCCTATGTTTCACGGAGATAGTCGGCCTCGGGCTGGCCGCCCTGTTCTACGTGGGGGTGGCGATGATCATCATCGGTGCGGCGCTGTGCTACATCGACGTGAAGGGCTCCGACGGGGTTTTCGAGCAGTACGACAGTCTCTGCGCGCTCAGAAAGATGCCCGACGATGATTACATGATCGACCTCACCGGCTCGGAGCAGAAGTACGACCTCCCGGAGGTCACCGACATGACGAAGGAGGGAGGGCAGTGACCGGCAAGGCGCTGAACGCCAGGATGCTCTACTACCTCTTCGACTCCGCCAACATGCACAGGTGGAACGACCACCTCCGCACCCTCGATCTCACCGAACTCGACAAGCAGGCACACAAGGCAGCCATCGCATGGATGCTCGGAAAGGCCGAGGAGGATGCGGGGAACAGAGTGGATTGGCACGTTCTCATAGAGCATATGCTGTTCTCGTTCCTGCAGAGGATCGCACTCACCGACCTGAAGCCGCAGATCTTCCACCGCATAGTCGAGGAGAAGTCCGATGACGTCAGCAGGTACGTGCTGGCACAGTTCGACGAGAACATCCCAGAGACCGATGCCGACTTCAGGGGCCGCTTCGAGAGCTACCTGTTCTCCGAGAAGGATTCCCGCGAGGACGCCATCGTCCGCGCCGCGCATTACCTTGCAACCAAGTGGGAGTTCGATACCATCTACGACGTCAACCGCTCCGTATACGGCATCGAGACCACCAAGGAGGAGATAGACTGCCAGATCGGACAGCATTCAGACCTCGTCGCCGTGAAGGAGATGACCACCCGCGGCAGCGGGCTGTTCAAGTTCATCGACATCGTGGGGCAGCTCAGGTTCCAGCAGCGCTGGGCGAGGACCCCCAGGATACCTAAGACCACTGTGCTGGGTCATTCCCTGATGGTGGCAAACATGGTGTACCTCAGCGACTGCGACAGGCAGGTCCGCGGGGAGCAGGTGTACTACGATTTCTTCACCGCCCTGTTCCATGACCTGCCCGAGGTGCTGACCAAAGATGTCATCACCCCCGTGAAGACCTCCGTCAACGGCCTTCCCGACCTCCTCGAGGGGATCGAGCACGAACTCGTGGAGAACACCATCATGCCCCTGATTCCGGAGTCCTGGAGGAAGGACTTGGGATTCATGGCATACGACCCGTTCTCCGACAGCGAATCCCCAGTCAGGGACGGACACGCAATCAAGGCATGTGACTGGCTGGCGGCTTGGATGGAGGCGCACATCTCCATCGTCTACGGGGTGTCCTCGAAGGCCCTCCGCGACGGAAAGGTGGAGATCGGAAGGAAGCTTACCGCGGCGGGAAGCTACGGGGACGCAATCGGCGCCTCGGACATCCTGTTCGACTTCGAGAAGTTCGAGTTCTGATCCGATGTGGAAGATCGGAGACATCGGGATCGAGGGACGCGTGGTCCTGGGGCCGATGTCCGGCTTCACCTCGCGCGCCTACCGCGATTTCATGAAGCCCTTCGGGGCGGCCGTCTCCATCACCGAGATGGCCTCCGCCACGGGGGTGCTGCACGGCATGGGGAAGACCGGCCCGTACATCCGTTTCGAGGGCAACTACCCTACGGGCGTCCAGCTGTTCGGCGGCGACCCCGATACCCTGGCATCCGCCGCGGAGAAGGCCCTGGAGGTGAATCCGGAGATCGCGTTCTTCGACGTGAACATGGGGTGTCCCGTCGCCAAGGTCGTACGCAATCAAGCCGGTTCGTTCCTGATGAAGGAGCCCGGGAGATGCGCCGAGATCGTCAGGAAGATGAAGTCCAAGGTGGACGTCCCGGTCACCGCGAAGATACGTCTAGGATGGAGTGCTGGCACTGTTAATTTCAGGGAGATCATCCCGCTCCTGGAGGAGGCGGGAGCGGATGCGGTGATGCTGCATGCGCGCACCCGCGAGGAGCGCTATGCGGGCGAGCCCCACTACGATATGGTGGAGGGGCTGAGGAAGGAGATGTCGGTCCCGCTGGTGATATCCGGGAACATCTACTCGCTGAACGATGCAATCCGCGCCGCGGAGATCACCGGCGCGGAGGGCATCATGGCGGCACGCGGTGCAGTGGGGAATCCCTACCTCATCACTCAGATCGACCGCTACTTCCGCACCGGGGAGAGGCTTCCCAACCCCACGGTATCTCAGCAGGTGGAATGGTGCAAGAGGTTCTCCGACGCGATCATCGAGGAGAGCGGCGACGAGGTCGGCATCCGCAGGCTCCGCACGTACGCTCCCAGGTTCATCGCCGGATGCCACGGCTGCAGGGAGTACAGGAAGAGGCTCGCCACCGAGACATACAGCAGGGAGGCGCTCTTCGGGATACTCGACGAGATAGATTCCCTGATGAGTGACGACCGCATCTTCACCGAAGGACGCGGACCTTACGAAGAATGAGATCCCGGGGGAATCCCCGGGAAATGAGTTTCAGAATGCCTTCTTTTCCTTGGGCGGGACTATCTTCTCCTGACCGCCCATGTAGGGCCTGAGGACCTCGGGGATGGTGACGGATCCGTCGGCATTCTGGTAGTTCTCCAGAACGGCCACCATGGTCCTGGGCAGTGCGAGTCCGGAACCGTTGAGGGTGTGGACGAACTCGCTCTTCAGGTGGGGTTCGGGCCTGTACTTGATCATGGCCCTGCGTGCCTGGAAGTCCAGGTCGTTGGAGCAGGAGGAGCACTCGAGGTACCTGTCCTCCCCGGGTGCCCAGACCTCGATGTCGTAGCATTTGGAGCAGGAGAAGCTCTGGTCCCCGGTGCACAGGAGGAGGACGTGGTAGGGGAGTCCTAGGAGCTGCAGGAGTTCCTCGGCGTTGCCCTTCATCTCCTCGAGGGCGTCCCAGGACTTGGATGGCTCCTCGAACCTGACCATCTCGACCTTGTTGAACTCGTGGACGCGGATGATGCCGGCGGTGTCGGCGTGCTTCCCCACTTCCCTCCTGAAGGAGGGGAGGTATGCGGTGAGCTTGATGGGAAGGTCCTCTTTCGCGAGGATGTCCCCCTGCAGGAGGTTGGTGACGGGGACCTCGGCGGTGGGGTTCAGCCACATGTCGTCCCTCTCGAGGTGGTACATGTCGTCCGCCAGGTTGGGGTACTGTCCGGTGCCGGTGACGGCCGCGGTGTTGACGATGACGGGGGTGAAGACCTCCTTGTAACCCTGTTTCTGATGCATGTCGAGGAAGAAACAGATGAGTGCTCTCTCGAGCCTCGCACCGTCTCCCTTGAGGCAGTAGAATCCGGAACCGGATATCTTGGTGGCCCTCTCGAAGTCTACAAGGTCCAGGTCCATCATGAGCTCGGAGTGGTTCTTGGGCTTGAAGTCGAACTTCCTCTTCTCTCCCCAGACCTTGATCTCGACGTTCTCGGTGTCGTCCTTTCCGACGGGGACGTCGTCGGCGGGGATGTTGGGGATGTTCAGGAGGCAGTCCTTGCGGATCTCCTCCAGCTGGGCCATCTCGTCGTCGTTGGCCTTGATCTTGTCCCCGACCTCGCGCATCTCCCTGATCTTGGCGTCCTTCTCGGCGCCCTTGGGCATCTTGGAGATCTCCATGGAGACCGCGTTGCGGGTCTTCCTGAGCAGGTTGTTCTCGGCGGTGAGCTGCCTCCACCTGCCGTCCACCTCAAGGAATTTGTCGAGCCTCTCGGTGGTCTTGTTCCTCTTGATGAGCATGTCCCTGATCTTCTCGGGGTCCGCCCTGATAACGTCGATGTCCAACATCCTCGTTCACCTTGTGATTGTCAATCGAATTTCTTCTGGCAGAGGGAGTCCCAGGTGCGCTTGTCCGTCAGGAGGATGACGCCTCCGCGGACGTCGACCACCACGGATCCGGTGGCTTCAGCGATCTGCTCCGCGACGTCGGAGGTCTCGGAATCCGCGTTCCTGAGCACCTTGACCTTGATCAGCCTGCGTTTCTTGAGCTGGGCCACAATCTCGTTGTTGAGGTTCTCGTCGATGCCGTCCTTACCTACGCGTACCGTCGCATCGATGTCCTTAGCACGCCTCATAAGCTCCTTCTTGGCTTCCCTGTCGGTCATTTTCTCTGCTCCTTGAGATACGGCATGCGCCAGACGGTCCCGCAGCATTTGCATCTGGAGACGATCTTGTGGCCGGTCAGCCTGACCGTGCAGTTCGTCCCTGGGACCAGGGGGAGGTAACATTTTTTGCAGTACCTGAACCCGTCCGGCATGTCCACTCTTGTCTTTCCGCATATCGCACGGGAGAGCTCGACGTACCTCCTGGCACGTTCGTCCTTCCCTTCCTTCGCCGCCTTCACGGAAAGGTCGGTGAGGATGGAGACGCGTTCGGAACCGATGTTCCTGACGACGTTCTTCGGGATATGCTTGGCCATCGGGCGTCCATTTCCCCTTAGATATTAAGGGTTTGTCCCCGTGCGCACGCGCGCGGTCCCAACGGCCGATCATTCGTTTTCGAAATGTGCCAGATGTCCATAAATGGCAAAATATCGATTCTTCCAGATCCGGAAACGGTGTGCCCGAAACTCTCGCAAGTATTATATTCGGGTCATATATGGGAGCCATAGAAGAAGCGCGACCAAGAGATTATATATCGAATGGCGTTACAACGCTTCATTTAACAGTAAAAGGTGGCAATCATGGTCAGAAAGCCAGCATCGATGTACAGGAGAATCACGGGAATGGCCTATACTCGCCGCGAGTATATGGGTGGAGTTCCCGCAGTCAGGATCAGCCAGTTCGACATGGGAACCCTCAACAGGGACGACTCTTTCCCCGTCGTTCTGACCCTCAAAGTCAAAAACCGCGTCCAGGTCAGGCACACCGCCATCGAGGCCGGACGTATCGCAGCCAACAGGGTTCTCTCCGGAATCGGAGTCGACAACTACCACTTCAAGGTAAGGGCCTACCCCCACGTCGTCCTCAGGGAGAACAAGCTCGCGACCGGCGCAGGAGCGGACCGTGTGTCCAGCGGAATGCGCCGCGCATTCGGAAAGACCGTCGGAACCGCAGCCCGTCTCGAGTGCAACCAGGCGATCTACACCGTCTACACCACCGCTGAGAAGGCCACCCAGGTCAAGGAAGCCCTCTGGAGGGCCTCCATGAAGCTCCCTTCCCCCTGCTACATCGATGTCGAGAGGGGTCAGGAGCTCATCCTCTGATGCTGTTCGATCTGCAGATTGATACCATCGAGAGCTGGATCCGCGGCAGGGGTTTCACCTCTGTCGCCCTCCAGCTTCCCGAGGGCCTCAAGATCAGGGCGACCGAGCTGTCCGACCGCATTTTCAAGGACACCGGTTCAAAAGTCGTTATCCTCGGTTATCCGTGCTACGGCGCGTGCGACCTCTTCGTGGATTACAAGAGGTATGCGCAGGGATTGGTCCATTTCGGCCATTCCCCCATCCCCAACCTCCCCCGGGACGACGATGTCCTGTATGTGGAGGCCCGTGCGGACGTCGACATCTCTTCCCTCGCGGATTCCATTTCCGAACTTCCCTCTAAGATAGGCCTCCTAGCCTCCGTGCAGTACGTCCACCTTCTGCCCGAGGCGAAGAGGATCCTGGAGGAATCCGGAAGGACCGCGGTCATTGGGAAGGGGGATGACAGGATATTCTATCCCGGGCAGGTCCTGGGATGCAACTGCTCCTCCGCCATATCCGTGCAGGAGGACGTCGAGGCATTCCTGTTCCTCGGCGAGGGTGATTTCCACCCCCTTGCAGCCACCTTCGGCGTCGCGAAGCACGTCTTCATCTACAACCCCGTCACCAAGGAGATGCGCTCCGTGGACGACGTGAAGGACAGGATCCTGCGCAGGAGATTCGCTGCCATAGAAAGTGCCAGATCCGCGCAGTCGTTCCTGGTCATCGTCTGCGGGAAGATCGGTCAGTGCCGCATGGACGCCGCCGACAGGATAGAGCAGCAGCTCAGGGATGCCGGCAAGACCGTGTACCGCCTGGTGACCGACGAGATCACTCCAAACGCCCTCATCCCCTTTAAGGTGGATGCCTATGTGAGCACCGCCTGCCCCCGCGTCGCAATGGACGACCAGGCGAAGTACCAGCACCCGATGCTCACGATCCCGGAGGCCGAGACCGTGCTGGGTCTCCGCACCTGGGACGATTACGTTTTCGATTCCATCTGAGTCGCGCGTGCGCGATAAAAGTGTTAAATAAATCGCAGAAGATAGAACGGGCTATGTTGACGTCTGAAGCCCTGTTGGGCGGAGAACTGCCGGACGTGAAAGTGGGGATCGGCTGTGCTCCCGATTCCAAGTTCGTCG
This is a stretch of genomic DNA from Thermoplasmatales archaeon BRNA1. It encodes these proteins:
- a CDS encoding putative Fe-S oxidoreductase → MCATVRPYSAATGLPKKTKSLCPECGKTLEATVYEKDGKVFMDKECPEHGKFSDIYWSDAKKYLQAEKYAKDGTGLFNPMDETLNGENVNIVINGEKINMLSPTALANIDLTNRCNMQCPICFASANQAGYVYEPDFETICKMLDTLRNEKPIPCTAVQFSGGEPTVYPQLIEVIRAAKERKFAQVQIATNGIVFAKHYDKLKECAEAGLNTIYLQFDGLDDKIMMRSRGRPMVKVKMDVINNCLKLKEETGHSPSIVLVVTTVRGMNDQAIGDILKFAIKYRKVIRGVNFQPVAFTGRMTREEVAEGRITLTDVAKAVNEQTGYTNMDDWYPVPTVSGISNYASIILGENKITFPTHPHCGLATYLFIDENDNVYPMPEFIDVDKFVAGLEEIAAKAEKATFKKLTALKVRKLLLSCAKEENMPPGMTKNNLISALISIMSKKSKESLAKFSWGMLYVGAMHFQDSFDYDFERVRRCSIHYVTPDCKVIPFCAYNSGIEMRVETEKKFSMPIEEWKQKHKEEAKQLAQALIVPKDVPVMQVDSKGETLSSEEMAEDLDATAAAEKKE
- a CDS encoding 4Fe-4S binding domain protein, which codes for MNPNRGIDMIVDQNKCLHCGGCVGSCPQNAIFLHDFYLTFSDKCNRCKRCVNLCPVGALSLEEKQ
- a CDS encoding geranylgeranyl reductase family — its product is MRTYKCDVLVVGGGPAGGSAGKSCAERGLDTIIIEKKAEIGAPLRCAEGVSKKMFKEVGIEPRPEWICADMKGAVIKSPDGTSFELDESKAGAEVGYVLNRNLFDKGINILATEAGAKTMLRTWMYDFIRKDGKIVGAKCKQMGEDIEIYCDVVVGADGVESQVGRWAGMDTNLKLADIEPCLQYRMSNCDCSMEFCEFILGLSVAPGGYLWIFPKGNGIANVGIGIAGTFAKNGVRPKQFLDKFIAEDPRFKNAQIIEIDAGFDSTCPGLEDGYSVDNVLLVGDSARLIDPLTGGGIGHALISGMYAGEVIAECKKKGDFSREALKAYDRKIQARMEDGLYRDWMAKERLATLDDDTINQLVKLISTANIEHVNVQNLLIAIKDKFPKVVEGFEDLI
- a CDS encoding mevalonate kinase, with product MISASAPGKFVILGEHAVVYGKPALTLAIDMRFSMRLAPAKTFRVNGRPATKFTMSQHMHYISQAHGNDPVSIFIDSRVPTGSGLGSSAALSAAYSGAVRMMKNLPYDNESVAREAYEAEYDAQGRGSPMDTSTSVNGGGVALNVPYRKEDFLWRIEKGENAWDISRFEVPEMTFVIGNTGIRAATGPLVEKVRKYKDSDPFAAGIVDEIGDVTLDGLKAIKENDLEELGALMTYDHKLLSILGVSCPELNKLCESVEPFSFGAKLTGSGGGGCMVALTDKPEKVAEVIAEHGGTPYIVKTGVPGLQVEQKPDEPRRCRRSSKKEE
- a CDS encoding Aspartate/tyrosine/aromatic aminotransferase translates to MNRGMKVSDRLDSVPMSGIRKMFDLAKPDSVNLGLGEPDLEPPKEAIEGMNAAALAGKNKYSPTAGIPELRDAIAQRFARYNPDLKGADVMVTPSGSTALLEITQSFIDPGDEVLVPSPGFVIYAPHAKLAGGVPVEYRLTEGDFQPDIDYILERVTPRTKMIVVNTPSNPTGGVLTEESRNALADIAKDKGIMILSDEVYESFIYEGKHSSFLPYLDRAVIASGFSKMMAVTGWRMGFTIANEEATQALIKMQYHVCASPGMPAMYGILKALPSIDPYLENARKTFKARRDLISRRINEIPGMSIVPPKGAFYAFPSYDLDIKSQDLANELVKAGLICTPGSAFGTFGEGHLRFSYAANEEKINRGMDILESTMKKLRN
- a CDS encoding putative hydrolases of HD superfamily, giving the protein MTGKALNARMLYYLFDSANMHRWNDHLRTLDLTELDKQAHKAAIAWMLGKAEEDAGNRVDWHVLIEHMLFSFLQRIALTDLKPQIFHRIVEEKSDDVSRYVLAQFDENIPETDADFRGRFESYLFSEKDSREDAIVRAAHYLATKWEFDTIYDVNRSVYGIETTKEEIDCQIGQHSDLVAVKEMTTRGSGLFKFIDIVGQLRFQQRWARTPRIPKTTVLGHSLMVANMVYLSDCDRQVRGEQVYYDFFTALFHDLPEVLTKDVITPVKTSVNGLPDLLEGIEHELVENTIMPLIPESWRKDLGFMAYDPFSDSESPVRDGHAIKACDWLAAWMEAHISIVYGVSSKALRDGKVEIGRKLTAAGSYGDAIGASDILFDFEKFEF